The sequence TTCAGCTCCAATGGCATGGTTTATTTCAGTGATAACAGGCTGGAAATCATGGTCAGTAAGTAAGAATTTGatcccaaaagaaaataaaatgacagAAAAAGATGAGAAATCAATCCTGAAGGTCCTAATGAAAATAATGTGATTTTCCAATAGATGGAAGCACATACAGTTGGACCAACGAGTAAGGACGTTCCTGAATCCACAATAGCAGCACAACCACCCTCGCAGATACCTGACAGaaatagtaataaattttcaaaattagttataaattttcaaaattagtttttgaaGAACTTTAAGACTGTAATAAGGGATGTACACTACAAAAGCAGAGGTCATGAACAAGTACTGGTGTTTTTACATAAAGAGCCAATCTAAGTGTAGCAGATAGATGGTTATTGGAAATTTATATATTCTGTCGTTTCTATTTTCTACACCTTATGACATCTCCTCAAGTACATCTGAATATAAAGATTTTTCAGTGCTCAAAAAACAATAGAATGGACTGCTGCTATGATTAAATTTCTATGAAATCACCTGTTGAATGGTTCCCAATGAGAAAATCTCCCATGTCAAACTGAAGCAAAGaacagaaaatttaaaaatcaaccCATCATTTCCAGGGAAGCAAGCACAAGGAAAAGGGACAACTTTTccgaaaattttatttttatttacttaccTGCCAGTAGCCCTTTTTAGTGACTGGAACATAAGTATGCTTTCCTTTATAGTGCTTTGGATCAACACCACCGAAAACAATTTCACCTCCCACTTGTGCATTTGGATCTCGGTTAAACCAGAATGAGAAAACGTCATCATCTACCAGGTTTTGCCGCAACATATTGTACCTGTGTTCTTATACTAAATCAGGCTAACCAAAGCTCCAAggattttgaagagaaaaaaatgtagTGGTCTTAATTCTGAGGagaaaaaacttaaatacaatATTTCACATCTAACTAAACAGAAATTTACCACACTGGCACAGCATCCCCAACTGAAATCTCTTGAAACCCAAGCCCAAGTATTCCATCAAACTTTGCTAACAAAAATGCGAGACTGCCCTCTCGTGTAGCCTCAATGAAAATCTGAATAAGAAAggaagagaataaaaaagattacTTGTTCACCTTTTCTGAATCATTAAGAAAAATCAGTTTCAAGAAAGTCttttaagggggaaaaaaaaacccacttgATTCTTGACAGCAAGATCCCCAACTTCAACACTGTCTTGACTGAAGAAACCAGAAATTGATCCAGATCCATAATTTATTTCACAAGATTTTCCTGAATTACAATTTAATATGTATAACTTCAATTTTCTATTAGAAACACCTTTATTACTTCTAAATAGTTTGTCTATATACAGTCATGGACAAAAAACTATTAACAACATTAAACTGcggcaaaattttttaaataactacaaaactcaaacaatatcattagtaagcaaaggtttgaaacaaatttggtttctaacaaatcgagtcctgTGGACTCGATTTTACTGTAGCAAATCGAGTtctaaagactcgatttccatgagATGCGTTGCTGATGTGGAGaaaaaaatccacgtggaaatcgagtctctaagactcgatttccctCAGAAATACCACCACAATCACAACACACGGCCACCGTAAAAAccaccaagagaaaaaaaaaaaatcgaagaaCCCACCACGATCACAACACACGCCGATCTCCAACGCTGCACCCACGCCGTGAGTCCGTGACCACGCCGAATCCAACCCAACTCCGGTGGCATGCTTTGAACGAGAGAGGGAGAGATGTGAGAACCCACCACGAGGAACCACAAAGACACCAAAACTGGGTTACAAACCCACCACGCCACCGACTCCACACGCCCACTCGCCGATCTCCACACGCTGATCAGCAACCCCAAGCCGCCATCAGAAACCCACGCCACCGATTAGACAACCCACGCCGTCGATTAGCACACAACTCGCCGATCTCGCCACAAAAAATACCCAGAAAAACGCCATAACCGCCGGGAAAGAGGGACTGATCTCGCCGATCTCCAACGCTGCACCCACGCCGTGAGTCCGTGACCACGCCGAATCCAACCCAACTCCGGTGGCATGCTTTGAACGAGAGAGGGAGAGATGTGAGAGAGGGAGTGCGAACTGACGAGGATGAAAGATAGGGAGAACCAGTTTTCTGCGTTGGGTTTGTTTTGagggaaatcgagtcttagagactcgatttccacgtggatttttttCTCCACATCAGCAACGCATctcatggaaatcgagtctttagaACTCGATTTGCTACAGTAAAATCGAGTCCAcaggactcgatttgttagaaaccaaatttgtttcaaacctttgcttactaatgatattgtttgagttttgtagttatttaaaaaattttgcctTAAACTGCTAGTTGCTAAGTTTACCAATCTTGCTATATGAAGTGGACTTGGTTGACTTGTACTTAGAATGGATATAGCAAGCAATCTGCAAATTAGTGAGTCAATAAATACTTGTATTAGGTGATACTGTAAGGtcacaaaataaaatcaagaaaaactTACAGATAAAAAGCATTTTGACGATGGAACCCATAGATTGGAACTTCCTGTATCAAATATGACAGTGAAATTCTGTGGGGGTGTGCCAACTCCAATCTGCCCATAGTATTGAGCATCCAAATAGTTCTTAAGAGGTACTATCACTTCATCTGAACTACCCAAATAGTTGCTTATGCCCTTCACACTCTCTCCTGACTTTTTTCTTGCCATTTTGGCAGCAGTGATACTTTGAAGATCCAGGGGTCGCTTCTTCAAATTAATCCTCAcaaggccatttgaagaagcAGGAAGAAGTAAGCATGTTAAAGCCCATAAACAGAATGCCAGAAGGAGATACTTATGCCCCATGTTTACTGAAAACACTGTCAATAAGGCAACAAAAAGTAAGCAGAAAAGCCTTTTCACATGCATAAATCTACAGAAGGCAAGCAATAATGGAAcacgaagaagaagaatgtgCCATTCTGGTGCTAATATAACATCAGAAAGAGCCATTTAAGGACGCTTTTTGGAAtccttaaaattatatttagagAAAGTAAGCAAGCATAAAAATGGAAATAATTACTAAAAGACTCAGATGCtttctagaagaaaaaaaaaatctttgatcTTGTCACTAGAAGGCATAATAGAAGAACAAAAATATGATTAAGAGAGTGTGAATTTGCTTAGATGGTAAAGTTACGAGTGTTGATATCACAAAAACCATGTCAAAAAACCAGGCTTTaccaaaaaggcaaaaacatcaatactAAATAATTAAGGCAATCATATCTTCAAGGGGACAATGGAACATGGATAGACATCAATCTAAGAAGGAAATCAATAAGGTGCAGCACTTGTctaaattgaagaaattacagAAAACTATAAGCAACCCTCAAAATATAGGATCATAACTTGTAGACATGCAGATCATAATAAGAGGATCGAAAACCTGTATTCCAACTCACCGATTACTTTTGATGATAAAAGATTGTCAAAGAAaccaattgaaaaaaaacataattaagatTTCAACTTACTGTGGATACTTTTAAGCCACAATAGTATGAGGCTATGAGCCGTGACAGTGATTAAGGCCtatcagaattcaagaacagtTTCTAGGTGATTTGCTTCTATCTTAGGATTTACTTTTATACTATGCACATAAAATTCATACCAGCAGAGGAGAAATACACAAAAGgaagattataaaattatttcagaAGGCACTTATGATAGATCACACATTCACACACAAATCAACCAACCCCATATCTAGATTGGGTGgagttagaaaaaataataataaataaaaccaataaTCATGGCATATTAATCTGATTAGAAGGATAACCTGGGTACAAGAGCAGTCAAAGTTTAACCAAACACAAGCTAGCAAAGTTTTTTCACAAGTGAGCTAAGggaaatggaaatttttttaaaaccgaAAGAGAAACTAGCTACTTGCTTAAGCTATGGATTAGAGCATCAGAGCAccccccaaaaaacaaaaaaaaacaaaaagatttatgaTGAAGTTATAAAAAGATCACTGATATTAATGATCAACATATTGTAATGACTACTGTATTGTGCAGCACATGATATGAATAGTGAATACAGAGAGTATAAGTCAAACCTTGCTAAGGTTCAAGTTACGAAGGTGCTGAAGCTGAGATAATATTTCTAGGCTCTAGCCCACATATCCACCTAAATAGGAGAGAAGGAAGATATCTCTAGATTCATTTTTGTCCTCAACCATATAAATTATCTTTATGGCAAACACAGGCCACGTGCCTACCTGTCAAAGGCTTTTCTTACTCGTTAGTAACTTACACAATCATGTGTTCTATGCATGGCATTCAAACACTGAGTTATAGTACTTACTTTGTCTGAAAACtttaacattgtttttttttttttttggcagaaCACTTTTCCAAAATGGGGTGGAAAAAAATTAACCACCTTTAATAGCAATGTATATAACCATTCGTGTGTGTTTTTAATCCGATGATTTATTTAATagttatttgattaatttaaatttcataataaatcatatgATTTGAAATACATATAGGGAACCTCGCCATAAtgttcatttttgttattatttttagattaaaatatgtgtatatggtaattaaatatataaccTACAAAGGCCCTAATCTACATAGAAATTTCTCTTGCAAGTCACCTATTGGCTACTAACAATCCAATGAGTAAATATCACGTAGAAAATTGGTAGGACCaacatttgacaaaaaaaaaaagtataatattaaattatatggACATTCACTCATTGGATTATTATATGGGTGACTTGGTAAGGtgaaaaaaatttccaatttgTTTTCACTTCATGATCATTAcccctttctttattttgatggAAGAAAGCTAGTAgcaaaacaataaaactactggTGACCTTGTTCATCTAATTTGGGTTTGGTGTGGTCAGGCACTAGCTTCTTTAATCTTGACAACCGAAGGTACCTAGAAGTTTCCACAAGATGTGTACCAAGGCTTGGACAAGTGAAGAGCGGGATGGCATTGTTCCCATACTAGCTATGAAATTGAAAGCAGAGTTCTTTGAGAAAAGCTTCTGGTGCATGATTGTACAATTGTACTCTAGCTAGGAAAGTAgcacataatattttttttccccttctttgaGGTATAACACAGTTTTCTTGTGGTAGCATAAGAAAATGACATCCAATAGttgccttatttttttttttgaagaattaagCGTGGATGGCAGGCAATCATTTTCATTTGCACTGTTTCTTTGGAAAATGGCAGAAAAGGACAATTAGAATGACATAGGTACACAGGAAGCTATATGATTGTTTTCATGCCAATTTGGAAGCATATATGATGGACTCGTGGAAGCAACCTAGTCCAGGAGTTCCAAGTAACTACCAAACCTTACTCTTATGTCAAAAACCTTACTCTTAGTCACTGCTCTTCCTAACATTTTTTACACGCATGTAGGTCAAACATATTTAggagaacaaaaaaaagagaggttaaATAAAATTGCAGCCTATGTATGTTATATATTCAATTACACTGCTTCTTCATTATCAGTTTGCCTCTACAATGAGCGAGTTGTATCCACTCATATCTAAGTAAAGGTATTGAGCTAttggcacttttttttttttttttttaattcaatagttacaatgagAAAGATTTGAATTCTATACATTTTCCTTGAAGACACTAATAGGTGTTAATTAAGTTACAAAGCTCTTGGCCAattgatataattttaaaatttttttttaaatttatggaaagctaatatgtatttaattccacaataaatatatatgttatgATTCTAGTATCCCACATAAATTAAGTATAAGTTTAACCACTTACTTATAAGTTCTTGAGCATTCTGACCTTCCAAGAATGAGTTCTACTCATAGGTTCCTAACTACTATATTACTGATCAAccttataattatatttaagaTTATACAGAAAtataatttaacttttttttttttttggaataagtGACAGTTGAGGTAAAAAACTTTTGGCATACTTTAAGATTCTCATAACATaaataacacaatttttatccTACCAGACCAACGTGTGGAGCACTAAggtcaattaattttttaaataaattataaatgtgaCAATGTTGTGCCACTTAATTCACTTAGctttttaatgaaaacaaaatttaattacaattccatatatatatcattatatattaggtttcttaattaaatttaaactctTAGTTGTAGTGATTAATGGTTGTAGTGATTAATGAAccacaaataatattatctattTCAAGTACAATTAAATACAATatagatttgaatttaattggcaAACCTAATATACAACTACAACATCTACAAATTACTTCATGAGATAATAAAATGGACTTCCTTCACATttcaaaacgcaactttttaggaaaaaaaaagcttttaaaaCCTTACCAAACgcacatataatttttttggtttcaaaaagcGCTTTTCGCTAAAGGAAAGTACAAACAAACGGGCACATAGagtttatgaaaaaatgaatttttttgcaaaattttattattctaaatttaaaatatttaatgaatttCTCACATCTTTCAA comes from Castanea sativa cultivar Marrone di Chiusa Pesio chromosome 3, ASM4071231v1 and encodes:
- the LOC142628207 gene encoding aspartic proteinase-like, whose product is MGHKYLLLAFCLWALTCLLLPASSNGLVRINLKKRPLDLQSITAAKMARKKSGESVKGISNYLGSSDEVIVPLKNYLDAQYYGQIGVGTPPQNFTVIFDTGSSNLWVPSSKCFLSIACYIHSKYKSTKSTSYSKIGKSCEINYGSGSISGFFSQDSVEVGDLAVKNQIFIEATREGSLAFLLAKFDGILGLGFQEISVGDAVPVWYNMLRQNLVDDDVFSFWFNRDPNAQVGGEIVFGGVDPKHYKGKHTYVPVTKKGYWQFDMGDFLIGNHSTGICEGGCAAIVDSGTSLLVGPTPVITEINHAIGAEGFVSAECKQVVTQYGDLIWDLLISGVTPNKVCSQIGLCLFSRARSVIQSVVERENMNGSLPGDDLLCTACEMSVIWIQTQLRQKGTKDKVLQYVNELCDSLPSPSAEAVIECEKISNMPDITFTIGEKPFTLTPEQYILRTGEGLSTICISGFMALDVPAPRGPLWILGDVFMGVYHTVFDFGDLQLGFAEAA